The nucleotide window CAAGGAATTTGAAATTGACACCACCGATGGGGTGAAGATATTCCGGGATGAAGGATGGATTATCATCAGACCATCTGGAACAGAACCCATCTTCAGATGCTTTGCAGAAGCTAAAAACACTGATGATGCCACTAAAATGGCAGAATGGGGTATTTCTCTGGTTAAAAAGCATTTAGGGAACTAATAAATTTTAAGAAACAATGAAATAAGGAAAAAGAAATAATAAAATAAAATTCTTATTTCTTTATTAGGAACTTTTAGGAACTTCTTAAGAACCTCTTAGGAACTTACTTAGTGGATTTTTAGGGTGATAATTGGAAACTAATGAAATTGGGAAACTAAAAAAACTAATAATTATTTTTCAAGTAATTGTTTTTCCCAATTATTTTCTTATTTTTCCTTTCTTTTTTGTCCCAGATCATCGAAATAAAAGCCGTAAAATTCGGCACAATATGCACATAATGGGAATTTTTCGTATCGGTAGCGGCTTCCATCCTCTTTATTCATGTCAAACTTTTTACCACAAGTGTAACAGGTTTCAATTTTTTCAGCTTTTTTATTTTCTTCATTATTCTGGATGTTAAACACCACCAGGAATTAGTTTATGGGAGTTAGTTTATATAATCATTCATATTTTGCCCTATTTAATGAATCAGGCACTATTTGCTCAATCAGCCCTTATTTAAGCAGTGAATATTGCTCTTTTACAAAATATGGATAAATTTGAGTATTAATTTGCAGTGTGTGAGATGGTATAGTTTATTAAAGATTGAATACCCTTTAAATTATTCTCTAGATTATTCTTTAGATATATTCCTAGATTAATTCTAATATTTATGGTTTGACCTTAATTTATGGTTTGACTTCAGTCGGAGTTAAAGGGCAATCGAAAAATAAATTATGAACTCAGTACAGAAATAAGTTCATGAACAAAAAAAGAAAAATAGCCTGGGGGATTACGGGAAGCGGTGAAAAACTGGTGGAAACAGTAGAAATCATGCAACAGATGAGGGATGAATACCATAAACAATTTGACATCAGGGTGTTCATATCCAAGGCAGGAGACCAGGTTTTAAAATATTACAACCTCTCTAACACTCTGGAAACAAAATTTGACAAAACATGGACTGAAATCAACTCCAATGCTCCCTTTCTGGCTGGACAGATTCAACTGGGAAGATATGCATTCTTATTGGTGGCTCCAGCAACATCCAATACAGTGGCCAAAATCTCGCTGCGTATAGCAGACACTCTACTCACCAATGCAGCCATAATGGGTCAAAAAACTAACACTCCGATTTACGTCATGCCTACGGACTTTAGGGAGGGTATTGTTACCACTAAACTCCCCAATGGTAAGGATCTGGAGTTGACTATAACTCGTGAAGATGCCGAGCACGTTGAAAAACTGTCAACAATGGACAGCACCACTGTATTCGAAAATCCCGAGGAAATACCAGCTATATTCCAGAAACATGCTGAAATGCTTAAATAAATCTGGAGCACGCCGGAATAATCTTTAATGTTCAAATAGGTTATCTTCGCTGCTGTAAAGTCACACTGAACCTTTTAATGGGAAACCCGTTATCTTCATCATCACTGAGCGGTGATATCCCCCTGAAATAGTACTCTACTGGTCCGGTACTATCAATATCCACAGGAACAGTTTCCATATCATGTAGTGCATCGAAAAAATCATGAATTTCCATCAATTTATCTTCAGGACCCCTGAATTTAACAACCATGGCTCCTTCTCTTCTATTCTGGAGTGATATGTACTTATCATCCACATCAATAGCAGTATCTTTCTTTTTACTCCCACTAACTCTGTAAAATAAAATATTGGCCATATTTTAACCCCCTGAACTGTTTAACAAAGTATTCAACCTATTTTATATATTATAATATTGATTTCATGGGATATAAATTTAAGATAATATGACTGGATTTTAGGAATATTTCATGATTTCAAGATATCATTTTTTTAATTTGAGATAATCTTAAATTGCAATTTTGCGGTGTGGTTAATTCTTATTAAAGATCAGATTAAAGATGACTTCTAAAAATAAGAAAAATTTTAAAGAATTTGAGGTTTCTTTTTTAACATTGAAGGGTTTTTAAACTACGGATGAACAGGGAAAAATTAAATGAATTGAAACTTAAATAATGGCTGAATATTCTTTGATTATAATTTGTAACCAATATCCCGGAGGAATTTCTTCCTTCCAGCCACATCTTCTTCAGTTTCAATGGCTTGTGGTTTAAAACCATCAACAACTCCAATTATCCCTCTTCCTTGTTCGGTTTCCACAATCAGGACCTGGACCGGGTTGGCAGTGGCACAGAAAAGATTAACCACCTCTGGCACATCTTTTATTCTCTGGGTGAGATTTAGGGGAAATGCATTAGCCAGGAATATCAGGAAACTGTGACCACAGGACAGCTCCAGCATTTTTTCTCCGGCCAGTTTCTCCAGATCTGCATTGTTCCCGGCAGTTCTCACCAGACAATCCCCTGAAGCCTCTCCAAACGCAAGGCCAAACTCTGCCTGTGGCACGGTATTCACTATGGCCTCGTAAAGATCCTCCACTGTTTTGATGAAGTGGCTCTGACCTAAAATAAGATTACAATCTTCTGGTGCTTCCAGATTAACCATCTTAATATCCATTTCCATCTCTTTTCCTCCTTTATCTTCTATTAATCCTGGAATATTTAGTAAGTCCTGGAATATTTAGTACGTGTTGTATGGAAAAATTTGGTGTTCTACTAAAATAGTTTTGGAATTTATTGAATGTTAATTTAACTAACTTCATGGGATTATTTTCCATAATATTGAAAATTTTTCCATCAAATTGTTCATTCTCAAAATTTTTCCATACCTCAAATTTTTCTCAGTTACAAATGTATGGATGGGAGTGTCATGGTATTGGTAATTTATTTATAGTAGCAAAATTAAACTGTCATTAACAATCATTATAAAATTAGTGTAAAGTTATAATATAAAGGTGAGCATAGATTAAAAGATATAAAAATTGAATTATTTAATCAAATTATCTTTGAATCCTCAATTAAAATAAAAATCTATTAGTTTTTATACCCCTGGTAAACTAGCCAAGGGCTTGATTAAAAGACTTAAACCACATTTAATGTGAGGTTTTACTTATGAATGAAAAGATGAAGGAAATTGGGCTGAGAATAACAGAACTTCGAGAGCTCTCGGATATCAGTATTCATGACATGGCAGATTACCTGCACATTCCTTTGGAAACTTACCAGGAATATGAAGCCGGTAAAAAAGACATTCCTGCAAGTATTCTCTATGAAATTGCTCATAAAATGGAAGTGGACATGGGTTTATTATTAACTGGAGAAGAAACCCGGATGCACATTTTCAGCGTAACCAGAAAGGGAAAAGGGGTGGAAGTAGGCCGTAGAAAACAGTACCAGTACGAAAATCTAGCGGAAAAATTCATACATAAAAAAGCCGAACCATTTATCGTTACTGTAGAACCAAAAGGTGAAGGATACAAACCATCAACCAATACTCACCCTGGACAGGAATTCAACTACATTTTAGAGGGTACTTTGAAGATTTACATCCACGACAATGAGATTGTACTCAACGAAGGAGATTCAATCTTTTTTGATTCATCCTACGAACATGCCATGGAAGCCCTGGAAAATAAGTCAGCTAAATTCCTGGCAATTGTAATGTAAATTGGATAATAATATAAATTGGATAATAAAAATTCCTTATAAAAATTAATAAAACAGAATATAATTTAAAATAAGCATTATAAATTTAAAAAAATTGATAAACAGCGATTTGTTAAAATAACCGGTGATAAAAATGTCATCTTTACTTGAAAAATTTGTTTCACAGGTAGATTTTGATTCTTATCCTGATTTTAAGGATAATTTCTGTATAAAAATACCGGATAACTTCAACTTTGCCTATGATGTGGTGGATGAATATGCCCGTTTGTATCCAGAAAAAGTGGCCATGGTATGGTGCAACGATGATACTGACCGGATATTCACCTTCAAAGACCTTAAAGAATACTCTGATCGTGCAGCCAACTTCTTCGCCCAGCAGGGCATAAAAAAGGGAGACCGGGTAATGCTCACCTTAAAAAGCCGTTATGAGTTCTGGTTCTGTATCCTAGCCCTCCACAAGTTGGGAGCCATAACCATCCCAGCCACCCACATGCTAAAAACCGGGGATATTGTTTACCGTATAAGGAACGCCGGTATCAAAATGGTGGTATGCATAGCAGAAGATGGAGTACCGGGATACTTCGATGAAGCCCACCTGCAACTGGAAGAAGCTCCCTTCATAAAGGCACTGGTGGGAGATGAGGATAGAGAAGAGTGGTTCAACTTCCGTAAGGAAATAGAAAATGCATCACCCGAATTCCAGCGACCTACTGGAGAAGAAGGCACTCAAAATGATGATGTTGCACTTATTTATTTCTCCTCAGGAACCACCGGCCTGCCCAAGATGATCATGCACGATTACACCTACCCTCTGGGCCATATAATAACAGCCAAGTACTGGCAAAATGTGGTGGAGGATGGATTACATTACACTGTGGCTGATACTGGCTGGGCCAAGGCTATGTGGGGTCAAATATACGGGCAGTGGATATCAGGCACTGCGATCTTCGTATATGACTACGAACGATTCGATGCAGCAAAAATGCTGGACAAGGCCTCCCATCACGGAGTAACCACATTCTGTGCACCTCCAACCATTTACCGGTTCCTCATAAAGGAAGATCTGTCTCAATACGACTTTTCAACCCTGAAATACGCGGTAACTGCAGGAGAACCCCTGAACCCTGAAGTTTACAATAAATTTTATGAATTCACCGGTTTGCGTTTAAGGGAAGGATTTGGCCAGACTGAATGTGTGGTCTGCATTGCTAACTTTCCCTGGATAGAACCCAGACCCGGATCCATGGGAAAATCCGCCCCTGAATACGACATCCAGATCATGGATAAAGAGGGTAAACAGAGCGATGTGGGTGAAGAAGGCGAAATAGTTATAAAAACCGCGAATGGCAAACCACCGGGTTTATTCTGCGGATACTACAAGGAAGATAATAAAACAGAAGCTGCATGGTACGATGGATATTACCACACTGGAGATACTGCCTGGAAGGATGAAGATGGTTACCTTTGGTTTGTGGGACGTAACGATGACATGATAAAAAGTTCAGGATACCGTATTGGTCCTTTCGAGGTGGAAAGTGCAGTA belongs to uncultured Methanobacterium sp. and includes:
- the afpA gene encoding archaeoflavoprotein AfpA encodes the protein MNKKRKIAWGITGSGEKLVETVEIMQQMRDEYHKQFDIRVFISKAGDQVLKYYNLSNTLETKFDKTWTEINSNAPFLAGQIQLGRYAFLLVAPATSNTVAKISLRIADTLLTNAAIMGQKTNTPIYVMPTDFREGIVTTKLPNGKDLELTITREDAEHVEKLSTMDSTTVFENPEEIPAIFQKHAEMLK
- a CDS encoding adenosine-specific kinase, whose protein sequence is MEMDIKMVNLEAPEDCNLILGQSHFIKTVEDLYEAIVNTVPQAEFGLAFGEASGDCLVRTAGNNADLEKLAGEKMLELSCGHSFLIFLANAFPLNLTQRIKDVPEVVNLFCATANPVQVLIVETEQGRGIIGVVDGFKPQAIETEEDVAGRKKFLRDIGYKL
- a CDS encoding XRE family transcriptional regulator; translation: MNEKMKEIGLRITELRELSDISIHDMADYLHIPLETYQEYEAGKKDIPASILYEIAHKMEVDMGLLLTGEETRMHIFSVTRKGKGVEVGRRKQYQYENLAEKFIHKKAEPFIVTVEPKGEGYKPSTNTHPGQEFNYILEGTLKIYIHDNEIVLNEGDSIFFDSSYEHAMEALENKSAKFLAIVM
- a CDS encoding AMP-binding protein, producing the protein MSSLLEKFVSQVDFDSYPDFKDNFCIKIPDNFNFAYDVVDEYARLYPEKVAMVWCNDDTDRIFTFKDLKEYSDRAANFFAQQGIKKGDRVMLTLKSRYEFWFCILALHKLGAITIPATHMLKTGDIVYRIRNAGIKMVVCIAEDGVPGYFDEAHLQLEEAPFIKALVGDEDREEWFNFRKEIENASPEFQRPTGEEGTQNDDVALIYFSSGTTGLPKMIMHDYTYPLGHIITAKYWQNVVEDGLHYTVADTGWAKAMWGQIYGQWISGTAIFVYDYERFDAAKMLDKASHHGVTTFCAPPTIYRFLIKEDLSQYDFSTLKYAVTAGEPLNPEVYNKFYEFTGLRLREGFGQTECVVCIANFPWIEPRPGSMGKSAPEYDIQIMDKEGKQSDVGEEGEIVIKTANGKPPGLFCGYYKEDNKTEAAWYDGYYHTGDTAWKDEDGYLWFVGRNDDMIKSSGYRIGPFEVESAVISHQAVLECAITGVPHPVRGQVIKATIVLTGDYEPSSELAKEIQNHVKQVTAPYKYPRVVEFVDELPKTISGKIRRVEIREKDEKE